The following proteins come from a genomic window of Novosphingobium sp. P6W:
- a CDS encoding glycosyltransferase family 4 protein, whose protein sequence is MRILLVAENISLRLSGETLLPCCYFEQFVAGGEDVHLLCHERVREDLRADLPPDQFARVRFVKDRPLQNVLFRLGRRFPYRVEDLVFNQLIQIVTQWHMRRIARDMVREFDIDVVFQPAPIAARAVSFMHGLGAPVVIGPMSGGMNLPPAFRRMDGPVVRFSIAAARIGSAVLHRLFPGKLRAAALIVANEQTRAALPGGIRGKVHEVMESAVDLERWVQRPVPEKAASEPTSFIFCSRFVDWKGIRLLVSAFAPLARSGNSMLHLVGDGELFEEIREQIRREGLTGRAILHGRVDRDRYQEMLRETDVYVTPSLRECGGMAMMEAMAVGLPVIGIDWGGAAQYAAPDCAMLVKPTSDQAVIDGLTAAMARMAASPELRRSMGGAARRHLEQAGHGWADKAQAVLGVLREAADGSGRSRARSRPTSEAQTASPSLQVAR, encoded by the coding sequence ATGCGGATCTTGCTGGTTGCCGAAAATATATCGCTGCGGCTGAGCGGAGAAACCCTGCTCCCCTGCTGCTATTTCGAGCAGTTCGTCGCGGGAGGCGAGGACGTGCATTTGCTGTGCCATGAGCGGGTCCGGGAGGACCTGCGGGCCGATCTTCCTCCCGATCAGTTTGCGCGCGTGCGCTTCGTGAAGGACCGGCCGCTGCAAAACGTGCTGTTCCGGCTGGGGCGGCGGTTTCCTTACCGCGTCGAGGACTTGGTCTTCAACCAGTTGATCCAGATCGTAACCCAGTGGCACATGCGCCGCATCGCCCGCGACATGGTGCGCGAATTTGACATCGACGTGGTGTTCCAGCCTGCCCCCATCGCGGCGAGGGCAGTCAGCTTCATGCACGGGCTCGGCGCGCCGGTGGTTATCGGCCCGATGAGCGGCGGCATGAACCTGCCGCCCGCGTTCCGGCGGATGGACGGCCCCGTGGTACGCTTTTCCATTGCCGCAGCTCGCATCGGTTCCGCCGTGCTGCACCGGCTGTTTCCCGGAAAACTGCGCGCCGCCGCGCTGATCGTCGCCAATGAACAGACCCGCGCCGCCTTGCCCGGCGGCATTCGCGGCAAAGTCCATGAAGTGATGGAAAGCGCGGTCGACCTCGAACGCTGGGTCCAGCGCCCGGTGCCCGAAAAGGCCGCGAGCGAGCCCACGTCCTTCATCTTCTGCAGCCGCTTCGTCGACTGGAAGGGCATTCGCCTGCTGGTCAGTGCCTTCGCTCCACTGGCGCGGTCGGGCAACAGCATGCTCCACCTGGTCGGCGACGGCGAGCTGTTCGAGGAAATCCGCGAGCAGATCCGACGCGAGGGGCTGACCGGCAGGGCCATCCTGCACGGACGCGTTGACCGCGATCGCTATCAGGAAATGCTGCGCGAAACGGATGTCTACGTCACACCGTCGCTGCGCGAATGCGGCGGCATGGCGATGATGGAGGCTATGGCGGTGGGACTGCCCGTGATCGGTATCGACTGGGGCGGGGCCGCGCAATATGCCGCGCCCGATTGCGCGATGCTGGTTAAGCCGACATCCGATCAGGCGGTGATCGATGGCTTGACGGCGGCCATGGCGCGCATGGCCGCATCTCCCGAACTGCGCCGCTCGATGGGCGGCGCCGCGCGGCGTCATCTGGAACAGGCGGGGCACGGCTGGGCCGACAAGGCGCAGGCCGTGCTGGGCGTGCTGAGGGAAGCCGCCGACGGTTCGGGCCGCAGCCGCGCCCGCTCGAGACCAACCAGCGAGGCACAAACCGCCTCGCCCTCATTACAGGTGGCCCGCTGA
- a CDS encoding polysaccharide biosynthesis/export family protein → MATLKALPGLLAALCMGAPALAAAKDVVPVVQASGVDPEYRVNPGDELDILVWGDERLQRLVRVLPDGTLNFPLAGRVSAANRTVREIALQIRDNLAPNYREAPPDVTVAVREATGMRFYVMGKVRTPGGFASGRSVNVLQALSMAGGLAEFADVKNAIILRQTAQGQTVEPVRLSRVLKGARKMDTGRLDVPLPVLGAGDVLVIP, encoded by the coding sequence ATGGCCACCCTCAAGGCGCTGCCGGGACTTCTCGCTGCGCTTTGCATGGGAGCGCCTGCGCTGGCGGCCGCCAAGGACGTGGTTCCGGTGGTCCAGGCCAGCGGTGTGGATCCCGAATACCGCGTTAATCCCGGCGACGAGCTCGACATCCTTGTATGGGGCGACGAGCGGTTGCAGCGCCTGGTCAGGGTACTGCCCGACGGCACCCTGAACTTCCCGTTGGCCGGGCGCGTCAGCGCGGCCAACCGTACCGTGCGCGAGATCGCGCTGCAGATTCGCGACAATCTTGCTCCCAATTACCGGGAAGCGCCGCCAGACGTGACCGTCGCGGTCCGCGAGGCTACCGGCATGCGCTTCTACGTGATGGGCAAAGTGCGGACACCGGGCGGATTCGCCTCGGGCCGCTCCGTAAACGTATTGCAGGCGTTGAGCATGGCCGGAGGACTTGCGGAATTCGCCGACGTCAAGAACGCGATCATCCTGCGCCAGACAGCGCAGGGGCAGACAGTCGAGCCGGTACGTCTTTCCCGAGTGCTCAAGGGCGCGCGCAAGATGGACACCGGGCGGCTCGATGTGCCCTTGCCCGTACTGGGAGCAGGCGATGTCCTCGTCATTCCCTGA
- a CDS encoding glycosyltransferase family 4 protein produces MVVESTGQISDHHVQGPSPAPPPRPRRILLLAEIANPDMVSVPLVAWCIAEALARQAEVHLVTHIRNRSAIAALGWKEDRDFTIIDTEPMVRRIFRIARFLGASDNRGWTIYQALAPIGCYAFEKAAWDRFRPALESGEYDIVHRLTPMSPTTPSFLARKLKRIGVPLVVGPLNGGLPWPAGFADRMLREREWLSRLRGAYKWLPGYAATRRDAAAILAGSLYTLSELPAKAQPRSFHLPENGIDPARFGLRRTRRAKAPLRGAFVGRLVPYKCADVLIRAAWDMLAKRELHLDIIGDGPERESIAALIRDLGVDHAVTLHGEVPHRQVQTLLVDCDFLACPSIREFGGGVVLEAMALGVAPIVADYGGPTELMDDDTGIRVPFDGPEALADGLRTVFLDVLANPDKLDRLGDAAVARVQSTFTWDRKAEQIGRVYDWVRDGGPRPSLLCPSLLCTAS; encoded by the coding sequence ATGGTGGTTGAAAGTACCGGGCAGATTTCGGACCATCACGTGCAGGGCCCCAGTCCGGCCCCTCCCCCAAGGCCCCGGCGTATCCTGCTGCTGGCGGAAATCGCCAACCCCGACATGGTCAGCGTGCCCCTGGTGGCCTGGTGCATTGCCGAGGCGCTGGCCCGGCAGGCTGAAGTCCATCTCGTGACGCACATCCGCAACCGCTCCGCGATCGCGGCGCTGGGCTGGAAGGAGGACCGTGACTTCACGATCATCGACACCGAACCGATGGTCCGCCGGATTTTTCGCATCGCCCGGTTTCTGGGAGCGAGCGACAATCGTGGTTGGACTATTTATCAAGCACTTGCACCGATAGGCTGCTACGCTTTCGAGAAAGCGGCGTGGGACCGTTTCCGCCCGGCTCTGGAATCGGGTGAGTACGATATCGTCCACCGGCTAACCCCGATGAGCCCGACGACGCCTTCCTTCCTTGCGCGCAAGCTCAAACGGATCGGGGTTCCGCTGGTCGTCGGCCCGCTGAACGGAGGGCTACCATGGCCCGCCGGGTTTGCCGACCGGATGCTGCGTGAGCGCGAGTGGCTGTCACGGCTGCGCGGGGCTTACAAGTGGCTTCCCGGCTATGCCGCGACCCGGCGCGATGCCGCTGCGATCCTGGCGGGTTCGCTCTACACGTTGTCAGAACTGCCCGCGAAAGCGCAGCCGCGCAGCTTTCACCTGCCGGAGAACGGTATCGATCCCGCCCGCTTCGGCCTGCGCCGCACCCGCCGCGCCAAGGCGCCGCTGCGGGGGGCCTTCGTTGGCCGTCTGGTTCCCTACAAATGCGCCGATGTGCTGATCCGTGCGGCATGGGACATGCTGGCAAAGCGGGAACTGCACCTGGACATCATCGGCGATGGCCCGGAGCGGGAGAGCATCGCCGCGCTTATCAGGGATCTGGGAGTGGATCATGCGGTGACACTCCACGGCGAGGTGCCGCACCGGCAGGTCCAGACACTGCTGGTAGACTGCGATTTCCTCGCCTGCCCCAGCATCCGCGAATTCGGCGGCGGCGTGGTGCTGGAAGCGATGGCGCTGGGCGTTGCGCCGATCGTCGCCGACTATGGCGGCCCTACCGAACTGATGGATGACGACACCGGTATCCGGGTGCCCTTCGACGGACCCGAGGCTCTGGCTGACGGCCTGCGTACCGTATTTCTGGATGTCCTCGCCAACCCCGACAAGCTGGACCGACTGGGAGACGCTGCCGTGGCGCGGGTACAATCGACATTCACCTGGGACCGCAAGGCCGAGCAGATCGGCCGGGTCTACGACTGGGTCCGGGACGGCGGCCCGCGCCCCTCCCTGCTCTGCCCCTCCTTGCTCTGCACTGCGAGCTGA
- a CDS encoding O-antigen ligase family protein, whose product MAYLAILMLTSAVVWGLRQLPGRLHTLCGPHQMTIVLALPILGTFGLHYAIFAAGVILLIVTAPAVSRAGLVLPAMQALELRSQLFLLCLPLMPMMIYTIAIGGLTFAQLNYVHLLGIGYILAMVLSGQRLLEPRLQAWDMLFLSMMIVQAFMDCRGNDLTFSIRACNQIILNLGLPYLAVSRAFVRSRSPSDLMLALLLGACILALIATFEAPRHWLLYDTMPQGIGADPETSSGYAKQRGGLVRSRASFAESTSLSLFLGLAVVIAVALRKQIGSKLTFFAVLVLLSSGVFFTLARIGYIVIIAGLVACMVQERRWGGLFKLVLAVPICGAALLALSHVIPTLAASMGTGEDAAGSVDYRSELLSRGLALARENWITGLSMTDIYDNLESLRQGEGIIDLVNQPLTILMRGGVFGASLYYAMLVGVLGVLFVRGPALGRDAAAAGAASFAGLIGLMASLVTTSYGRNETTYVVLLAAGAGLVSRAVMRAAVPAMRPMFTPQPAISMK is encoded by the coding sequence ATGGCCTATCTTGCGATCCTGATGCTCACCAGCGCTGTAGTATGGGGCCTTCGCCAGCTGCCTGGAAGGCTGCATACATTATGCGGGCCGCACCAGATGACGATCGTGCTCGCGCTTCCGATCCTTGGCACTTTCGGCCTGCACTATGCGATCTTCGCAGCCGGTGTCATCCTTTTGATAGTAACGGCACCGGCAGTCAGCCGCGCTGGTCTGGTCCTTCCCGCCATGCAGGCGCTGGAACTGCGAAGTCAGCTGTTTCTGCTGTGCCTGCCGCTGATGCCCATGATGATCTACACGATTGCCATTGGCGGGCTGACCTTTGCCCAGCTCAACTATGTCCACCTGCTCGGTATCGGTTATATCCTGGCCATGGTGCTTTCGGGTCAGCGGCTGCTGGAACCGAGGCTTCAGGCATGGGACATGCTGTTCCTGAGCATGATGATCGTCCAGGCCTTCATGGATTGCCGAGGCAACGATCTCACCTTTTCGATCCGGGCCTGCAACCAGATTATCCTGAATCTTGGCTTGCCTTATCTGGCGGTCAGCCGCGCTTTCGTTCGATCGCGCTCACCGTCAGACCTGATGCTGGCGTTGCTTCTGGGCGCTTGCATACTGGCCCTGATCGCGACGTTCGAGGCACCTCGCCACTGGCTGCTTTACGACACCATGCCACAAGGCATAGGCGCCGACCCCGAAACCAGTTCCGGCTACGCAAAGCAGCGCGGCGGCCTTGTCCGTTCCCGTGCGAGCTTTGCGGAATCCACCAGCCTGTCGCTGTTCCTGGGCCTGGCGGTCGTGATCGCCGTGGCACTGCGCAAACAGATCGGATCAAAACTCACGTTCTTCGCAGTGCTGGTGCTGCTCTCCTCGGGCGTGTTCTTCACGCTGGCACGGATCGGCTACATCGTCATCATCGCCGGGCTGGTCGCCTGCATGGTGCAGGAGCGGAGATGGGGCGGACTGTTCAAGCTAGTGCTGGCCGTCCCGATCTGCGGCGCGGCGCTGCTGGCGCTGTCGCACGTGATCCCGACGCTGGCGGCATCCATGGGCACGGGCGAGGATGCCGCCGGGTCGGTCGACTACCGCTCCGAACTCCTGTCGCGCGGGCTCGCGCTTGCACGGGAAAACTGGATCACCGGCCTCAGCATGACGGATATCTACGACAATCTGGAAAGCCTGCGGCAGGGGGAAGGGATTATCGACCTGGTCAACCAGCCCTTGACCATCCTGATGCGCGGAGGGGTGTTTGGCGCCTCGCTCTATTACGCGATGCTTGTCGGTGTGCTGGGTGTACTGTTTGTACGCGGACCGGCGCTGGGCCGCGATGCGGCCGCCGCTGGTGCGGCAAGCTTCGCCGGATTGATCGGCCTGATGGCCAGCCTGGTCACCACCAGCTACGGACGGAACGAAACGACTTACGTGGTCCTGCTGGCGGCCGGTGCCGGACTGGTGAGCCGCGCGGTAATGCGCGCTGCTGTCCCGGCAATGCGCCCGATGTTTACGCCTCAGCCAGCAATCAGCATGAAGTAG
- a CDS encoding acyltransferase, with protein sequence MDAPRPNPSPTSSALAQLTGLRFVAAFAVLLSHLDFLGADPGSWGSWIYETLFRQGYCGVSFFYVLSGFILSHAYGGRLASGETPLRSYFLLRICRIGPLHWIMALFFLAWLAAAKGAVPGPGTIGLNMLLLHAWSPDFTVHYALNGPSWSLSDELFFYAAFPWLSRVPTRILALCLVLGLMLITALAVSAMIWQPGYSPRLEWLFYVAPPARLADFVTGMLLHRAWRQNWGRRWAGTTAELCATLAIPAAMVGFSLAALPMSLRWQLAYLPLMAGAVLVFAHGRGAISQVLRSRWPVLLGEASFALYLTHRPLVTLAARLWGGDPERAPVLAAMLPPVCIALSIAVFLLFERPLLRRMRRRVRQRGQTNDPAGGGLKAWQPS encoded by the coding sequence GTGGACGCGCCCCGGCCGAATCCTTCCCCCACATCTTCCGCTTTGGCGCAACTGACGGGGCTGCGTTTCGTGGCGGCCTTCGCGGTCCTGCTTTCGCACCTCGATTTTCTGGGCGCCGATCCTGGATCGTGGGGCAGCTGGATCTACGAGACGCTGTTTCGGCAGGGCTACTGCGGGGTTTCGTTCTTCTACGTCCTTTCCGGGTTCATCCTGAGCCATGCCTATGGGGGCCGACTGGCCAGCGGGGAGACGCCGCTGCGGTCTTACTTCCTGCTGCGAATCTGCCGGATCGGCCCGCTGCACTGGATCATGGCGCTATTCTTCCTCGCATGGCTGGCGGCGGCGAAAGGCGCGGTGCCGGGGCCTGGCACGATCGGGCTGAACATGCTGCTGCTGCACGCATGGTCGCCCGACTTTACCGTTCACTACGCGCTGAACGGGCCATCGTGGAGCCTCTCGGACGAGCTGTTCTTTTACGCCGCATTCCCGTGGTTGAGCCGGGTGCCCACCCGGATACTGGCGCTGTGCCTCGTCCTTGGCCTGATGCTTATCACCGCGCTCGCGGTTTCGGCGATGATCTGGCAGCCGGGCTATTCGCCAAGGCTGGAGTGGCTGTTCTACGTTGCCCCACCGGCGAGGCTGGCCGATTTCGTCACTGGAATGCTGCTCCATCGGGCTTGGCGGCAGAACTGGGGACGAAGGTGGGCAGGGACCACGGCAGAGCTATGCGCGACGCTGGCGATCCCGGCGGCGATGGTGGGATTTTCGCTGGCCGCCCTGCCGATGTCGCTGCGCTGGCAACTTGCCTATCTGCCGCTCATGGCTGGCGCCGTTCTGGTCTTCGCACACGGCCGAGGCGCTATTTCGCAGGTCCTGCGGAGCCGCTGGCCGGTACTGCTGGGCGAGGCTTCCTTCGCGCTTTACCTGACCCATCGGCCCCTTGTGACGTTGGCGGCCCGGCTATGGGGCGGCGATCCGGAGCGTGCACCAGTGCTGGCAGCGATGCTGCCGCCGGTTTGCATCGCGCTTTCGATAGCAGTGTTCCTGCTGTTCGAAAGGCCGTTGCTGCGCCGCATGCGGCGGCGTGTGCGGCAGCGGGGACAAACGAATGATCCGGCAGGGGGCGGGTTGAAAGCATGGCAACCGTCCTAG
- a CDS encoding WecB/TagA/CpsF family glycosyltransferase: MKFAWRDQTHVLLDVEQRAPSAPFAYIVTPNVDHVVRIQHARSDLWPMYRNAWITLCDSRILGRLAARADMALPIVPGSDLTVALFREVIRPDDRIAVIGGSSGAIDKLRESFGLTNLVHHNPPMGFIHDTAATQDAVQFAIEARARYTFIAVGSPQQEILAYRIRRTGQATGVGLCVGASLQFLTDEQTRAPRIVQKMCMEWLFRLLSDPRRLWRRYLVEGPLIFEIARQWRLRSAA; the protein is encoded by the coding sequence ATGAAGTTCGCCTGGCGTGACCAGACGCACGTGCTTCTCGATGTCGAGCAGCGCGCCCCAAGCGCACCTTTCGCCTACATCGTCACTCCCAATGTCGATCATGTCGTGCGTATCCAGCATGCCCGCTCGGACCTCTGGCCAATGTACCGCAATGCCTGGATCACCTTGTGCGACAGCCGCATCCTGGGGCGCCTTGCGGCACGCGCCGACATGGCCCTGCCGATCGTCCCCGGCAGCGACCTTACCGTCGCGCTGTTTCGCGAAGTCATCCGCCCGGACGACCGGATCGCAGTGATCGGAGGTAGCAGCGGCGCGATCGACAAGCTGCGCGAGAGCTTCGGCCTGACCAACCTTGTCCATCACAACCCGCCGATGGGCTTCATCCACGATACCGCCGCGACGCAGGACGCGGTGCAGTTCGCGATCGAGGCACGGGCCCGCTATACGTTCATCGCGGTGGGATCTCCGCAGCAGGAAATCCTTGCCTATCGCATCCGCCGCACCGGACAGGCGACCGGTGTAGGGCTGTGTGTGGGCGCCAGCCTCCAGTTCCTGACGGACGAACAGACCCGCGCCCCCCGGATCGTACAGAAGATGTGTATGGAATGGCTGTTCCGCCTGCTGAGCGACCCCAGGCGGCTGTGGCGTCGCTACCTTGTCGAAGGACCACTGATCTTCGAGATCGCCCGGCAATGGCGCCTGCGCAGCGCCGCCTGA
- a CDS encoding glycosyltransferase, protein MATKAMDPAVDIIFYTRQLHNGGVDRVVFNLAGEFLRRGIKSSIVVDVDNPHSPFRTLIPEGIGYDVLEAKGPIARLFKLRSYLRKSRPSAVMCASFGFPNLYAIVVRWISGLRFHLMLTEHCFPSVDRAGPKPWQSRYWFFPLAHYLYPFADRIVAVSKGTALDLAKVIDIDPKTISCIYNPLVSEGLIEQAKEPVDHPWFADDTVPIIIGVGRLEPQKNFSLLIRAFARVRAQMPARLVILGDGSERDMLRNLVAEMDLGEDVALLGFVPNPHAYVAKADLMVLSSDFESLANVVIEALAVGTPVIATDCPSGPAEALNHGQCGTLVPVGDLDRMSAAILEALRERPAPIARGWLDQFSEREVADRYLDLLALDAR, encoded by the coding sequence ATGGCGACGAAAGCAATGGACCCCGCCGTCGACATCATTTTCTACACCCGCCAGCTACACAACGGCGGGGTCGACAGGGTGGTGTTCAACCTTGCCGGCGAATTCCTGCGGCGAGGCATCAAGTCCTCGATCGTGGTCGATGTCGACAATCCCCATTCGCCGTTTCGCACGCTCATCCCCGAGGGGATCGGCTACGACGTGCTTGAGGCAAAGGGTCCGATCGCGCGGCTGTTCAAGCTGCGCAGCTACCTGCGCAAATCCCGCCCCAGCGCCGTCATGTGCGCCAGCTTCGGTTTCCCCAATCTCTACGCGATCGTCGTGCGCTGGATTTCTGGCCTGCGCTTTCACCTGATGTTGACCGAGCATTGCTTCCCCTCCGTCGACCGCGCGGGGCCGAAGCCGTGGCAGTCGCGCTACTGGTTCTTCCCGCTGGCGCACTACCTCTACCCCTTTGCCGACCGGATCGTCGCGGTATCAAAAGGGACGGCGCTGGACCTTGCCAAAGTGATCGATATCGACCCGAAAACCATCTCCTGCATCTACAACCCGCTCGTCAGCGAGGGGCTGATCGAACAGGCGAAGGAGCCGGTCGACCACCCGTGGTTCGCGGACGACACGGTGCCCATCATTATCGGCGTGGGACGGTTGGAGCCGCAAAAGAACTTCTCGCTGCTCATTCGCGCCTTCGCACGGGTGCGCGCGCAGATGCCCGCCCGGCTCGTGATCCTGGGCGACGGTTCGGAACGCGACATGCTGCGAAACCTCGTCGCCGAAATGGACCTTGGCGAGGACGTCGCCCTGCTGGGCTTTGTGCCGAACCCTCACGCTTACGTCGCCAAGGCGGACCTGATGGTCCTTTCGTCCGATTTCGAGAGCCTTGCCAATGTCGTGATCGAGGCCCTGGCGGTCGGCACACCCGTGATCGCCACCGATTGCCCGTCCGGTCCTGCCGAGGCGTTGAACCATGGCCAGTGCGGCACGCTGGTTCCCGTCGGCGACCTCGATCGGATGAGCGCGGCGATACTCGAAGCCCTGCGCGAAAGACCCGCGCCGATCGCCCGGGGCTGGCTGGACCAGTTCAGCGAACGCGAGGTCGCCGACAGATATCTCGATCTGCTTGCGCTGGATGCGAGGTGA
- a CDS encoding Wzz/FepE/Etk N-terminal domain-containing protein produces MTDEQAPNLSVISPLEIFAIFFRRRWWIVVPAVVGTVVALAAALLMTPAYRSQATLLIDAPEIPTGFAPPVQSANYANESVAKIREQIMSRASLTRLIHEAGLYKREQDEMSFEDLLGVMRNSIAVDLVSASGRQPSGNGNDTIAFDLSFTYSDPVAAHKVAERLVAMFLTEDKRLRTEKAVSTASFLTRRVDDLRAQMVELEVKRREVESRYAGALPDQVALSAQSGSSLRAEVSRLDAETQGLMQQNGLLAARSEEIASAPKPEFEALRTAEDRLAQLSATYSDTYPDVVAARAAVSRQREAALSSMRPSPGSGVVASEMAAARSRISSLAARRGELVGSISQMDRMTAMAPQATYELNNLERDYDNLKRQYQDVRDKQMEAQVTANLQAENKGERFSVVNAASIPGDPIRPKRMQMVAGGLFGGLALGFALVVVWEVLAGPIHGVGAVTRLMNAPPLAVVPVLGSGSTSPLFERISRFLQKRRGPPNSRRAEA; encoded by the coding sequence ATGACCGACGAGCAAGCACCGAACCTCAGCGTCATCAGCCCGCTCGAGATATTCGCCATCTTTTTCCGGCGGCGCTGGTGGATCGTCGTGCCTGCGGTGGTCGGCACTGTTGTGGCTCTGGCGGCGGCGCTGCTGATGACCCCCGCCTACCGCTCGCAGGCGACCCTGCTGATCGACGCGCCCGAGATACCCACCGGCTTCGCTCCCCCCGTCCAATCGGCGAACTACGCGAATGAAAGCGTGGCCAAGATCCGGGAACAGATCATGAGCCGGGCCAGCCTGACCCGTCTCATCCACGAGGCCGGCCTTTACAAGCGCGAGCAGGACGAGATGTCGTTCGAAGACCTGCTGGGCGTAATGCGCAATTCGATCGCAGTGGACCTCGTCAGCGCCAGCGGGCGCCAGCCATCGGGCAACGGCAACGACACGATCGCCTTCGACCTGTCCTTCACTTATTCCGACCCCGTGGCCGCCCACAAGGTAGCAGAGCGACTGGTCGCGATGTTCCTGACCGAGGACAAGCGGCTGCGTACCGAAAAGGCCGTAAGCACCGCTTCGTTCCTGACCCGCCGCGTCGATGATCTGCGCGCGCAGATGGTGGAACTGGAAGTCAAGCGCCGCGAGGTGGAGAGCCGCTATGCCGGGGCACTGCCCGATCAGGTGGCCCTCAGCGCGCAATCGGGCTCGTCGCTGCGCGCGGAAGTGTCGCGGCTCGATGCGGAAACCCAGGGGTTGATGCAGCAGAACGGCCTTCTTGCGGCGCGCAGCGAGGAGATCGCCTCGGCGCCCAAGCCCGAATTCGAAGCGCTGCGCACCGCCGAGGATCGGCTTGCCCAGCTTTCCGCGACGTATTCCGATACCTACCCCGATGTTGTTGCAGCGCGCGCAGCGGTATCGCGGCAGAGGGAGGCGGCCTTGTCGTCGATGCGCCCTTCGCCCGGCAGCGGCGTGGTGGCATCGGAAATGGCGGCAGCCCGCTCGCGCATATCCTCGCTGGCGGCGCGGCGCGGGGAATTGGTGGGCTCGATCTCGCAGATGGACCGGATGACCGCCATGGCGCCCCAGGCGACTTACGAACTCAACAATCTCGAGCGTGACTACGACAACCTCAAGCGCCAGTACCAGGACGTGCGCGACAAGCAGATGGAAGCGCAGGTCACCGCCAATCTCCAGGCGGAGAACAAGGGCGAGCGCTTCTCGGTCGTGAACGCGGCCAGCATACCGGGTGACCCGATCCGCCCCAAGCGCATGCAGATGGTGGCCGGAGGGCTCTTTGGAGGGCTGGCGCTGGGCTTCGCACTGGTGGTCGTCTGGGAGGTCCTGGCCGGTCCGATCCACGGCGTCGGCGCGGTCACCCGGCTGATGAACGCGCCGCCGCTGGCAGTGGTCCCGGTGCTGGGCTCCGGTTCAACATCGCCGTTATTCGAACGCATCAGCAGGTTTCTGCAGAAGCGGCGAGGGCCCCCCAATTCCCGTCGAGCGGAGGCATGA
- a CDS encoding oligosaccharide flippase family protein yields the protein MATVLEHPPWRRAIQSGVSLVVITIVASNVLRIASTLILTRVLSPVDFGVAGLTGAILNILLMISDVGFGVYIVRHAQGDDPRLLDVIWTLRLLRGAVLTLAMAACAEPLAMLLGKPALTIAIAVTGINFVLDACSSLAPFSAVREERLFMLSMLDIASAVTQTVTGIVLAIALHSYWAIIFAGLVGATIKAVLSYVLFPGSLRRFAFDRHEVAELWHFGRTIAGANTIQVLLSNVDKIALSRIFPLSLFGLYSLAANLSGVASGFTTLYPSRILLPAFARAYREDPGSMAHAYYDSRRTLTLLYMIAMGGFISMAPAVVNLLYDPRYQAAATYLQLLALAPAMTMNIYAAREVLIVVGRVQALLYGNLVRLTWLIVVGTSAFLAFGPMGLVGAVGCIEVPVQVYCWHELRRAGLFRAGQEALIIGALAFGAVLGLIGDKLYFMLIAG from the coding sequence ATGGCAACCGTCCTAGAACACCCGCCCTGGCGCCGCGCTATCCAGAGCGGTGTCAGCCTGGTGGTGATCACCATCGTCGCCTCCAACGTGCTGCGCATTGCCAGTACGCTCATCCTCACCCGCGTCCTTTCACCCGTAGATTTTGGCGTGGCGGGGCTGACCGGGGCGATCCTCAACATTCTGCTGATGATCTCCGACGTGGGATTCGGCGTCTACATCGTGCGCCATGCGCAAGGAGACGACCCCCGGCTCCTCGATGTCATCTGGACTCTGCGCCTGCTGCGCGGAGCGGTGCTGACGCTGGCCATGGCGGCCTGCGCCGAACCCCTCGCCATGCTGCTGGGCAAGCCTGCGCTGACCATCGCCATTGCGGTGACCGGCATCAATTTCGTGCTGGATGCCTGTTCCTCGCTCGCCCCTTTCAGCGCGGTGCGGGAGGAGCGGCTCTTCATGCTCAGCATGCTCGATATCGCCAGCGCCGTCACCCAGACGGTTACCGGGATCGTGCTGGCCATCGCGCTGCATAGCTACTGGGCCATCATCTTTGCCGGGCTGGTCGGCGCCACGATCAAAGCCGTGCTCAGCTACGTGCTGTTTCCAGGCTCCTTGCGCCGGTTCGCCTTCGACCGGCATGAAGTTGCCGAGCTATGGCATTTCGGGCGAACGATCGCCGGCGCCAATACCATTCAGGTGCTGCTTTCGAACGTCGACAAGATCGCGCTGTCGCGCATTTTCCCGCTGTCGCTGTTCGGCCTCTATTCGCTCGCCGCGAACCTTTCCGGCGTCGCATCGGGTTTCACTACGCTTTATCCTAGCCGCATCCTGCTGCCTGCTTTCGCGCGGGCATACCGCGAGGACCCCGGCTCGATGGCGCACGCCTATTACGACAGCCGCCGGACCCTGACGCTGCTCTACATGATCGCCATGGGTGGGTTCATCAGCATGGCCCCTGCGGTCGTCAACTTGCTCTACGACCCGCGGTATCAGGCGGCGGCGACATACCTGCAACTTCTCGCCCTGGCGCCTGCGATGACGATGAACATCTATGCCGCGCGCGAAGTGCTGATCGTCGTCGGCAGGGTGCAGGCGTTGCTTTACGGCAATCTGGTGCGCCTGACCTGGCTGATCGTGGTCGGGACCTCCGCCTTCCTCGCCTTCGGGCCGATGGGGCTGGTCGGCGCGGTGGGATGCATAGAAGTGCCGGTGCAGGTCTACTGCTGGCACGAACTGCGCCGCGCAGGACTGTTCCGGGCAGGGCAGGAAGCGCTGATCATCGGCGCGCTGGCTTTCGGAGCAGTCCTTGGCCTCATCGGCGACAAGCTCTACTTCATGCTGATTGCTGGCTGA